The following coding sequences are from one Paenibacillus stellifer window:
- a CDS encoding ABC transporter substrate-binding protein, translating to MRNKVKLPAILLVTAALVAITACGNNQSSTATSNTENHANHTATQSASTAGSPSAPAASTAAAAKPTSYKFGKLKIQALSGAVCGAPSYIAYEKGFFAEEGLDVELVSGSMDSMKAGLATGEFTVTNGDFVWFTSIQQGLDLKVIGGLHHGCIKLVVPPGSSIKSAADLKGKKIGVDEIGGVPMAVASVVLSNAGLDPQKDVEWRAYPLDQLQEGVKKGEIDVYAAWDPFGKLAEVNNGYTVLSDISSDPIFAGKSCCFLYASGKQIKDNPEKVQAIARAYQKAAAWIAQNPEETAKIEIEKKYVATDDLALVTDLIKSYHFEYTTDAAKDDIRYFVGQFSKTGFLKKDTDPEKFANDAYSDILNSGK from the coding sequence ATGAGGAACAAAGTAAAGCTGCCGGCAATACTGCTGGTTACAGCTGCGTTGGTGGCAATCACCGCTTGCGGCAATAATCAATCATCAACTGCTACTTCTAACACAGAGAATCACGCGAATCATACGGCGACACAGAGCGCAAGCACTGCCGGATCTCCGTCGGCACCCGCCGCAAGCACGGCTGCAGCGGCGAAGCCGACCTCGTACAAGTTCGGCAAGCTGAAGATACAGGCGCTGAGCGGCGCCGTGTGCGGAGCGCCCAGCTATATCGCCTACGAGAAAGGCTTCTTCGCAGAAGAAGGATTGGATGTGGAACTTGTCAGCGGCTCGATGGATTCCATGAAGGCGGGACTTGCGACAGGCGAATTCACAGTGACGAACGGCGACTTCGTATGGTTCACCTCCATCCAGCAGGGTCTCGACCTGAAGGTGATCGGCGGGCTTCATCACGGCTGCATCAAGCTGGTTGTGCCACCTGGATCCAGCATCAAATCGGCCGCCGATCTTAAAGGCAAGAAAATCGGTGTCGATGAAATCGGCGGAGTTCCAATGGCGGTGGCAAGCGTCGTACTGAGCAATGCGGGTCTTGATCCGCAGAAGGACGTGGAATGGCGGGCGTATCCGCTGGATCAGCTGCAGGAAGGCGTCAAGAAGGGCGAAATCGACGTCTATGCTGCATGGGACCCGTTCGGCAAGCTGGCTGAGGTAAACAACGGCTACACGGTGCTGTCCGATATTTCCAGCGATCCGATCTTCGCCGGCAAGAGCTGCTGCTTCCTGTACGCCTCCGGCAAACAGATCAAGGATAACCCGGAGAAGGTGCAAGCAATTGCTCGTGCGTACCAGAAGGCAGCAGCCTGGATTGCTCAGAACCCTGAAGAGACGGCTAAAATCGAGATCGAGAAGAAGTATGTCGCCACCGATGATCTGGCGCTCGTAACTGATTTGATCAAGAGCTATCACTTCGAATACACGACTGACGCCGCCAAGGACGACATTCGTTATTTCGTAGGGCAATTCAGCAAGACCGGGTTCTTGAAGAAGGATACCGATCCGGAGAAATTCGCGAATGATGCTTATTCCGACATTTTAAATTCAGGCAAATAA
- a CDS encoding O-acetylhomoserine aminocarboxypropyltransferase/cysteine synthase family protein, whose protein sequence is MTEHQPLGFDTLKVRAGYDSSEHQYAVSVPIYQTASYDLGSVERAEKLFGMEEAGYLYTRIGNPTVAVLEQRLTALDKGTGAVAVASGMAAVGYTLLNLAEGGGTILTTPRLYGGTFDAIKHLFPKFGVKVEFVENSDDPQSFRQAIGPDTKAILIESISNPNATILDVEAIAEIAHDNGLPLVIDNTFGTPYLFDSFSHGADIIIYSATKAIGGHGTTIGGVIVENGKFNWANGKFPHFEEPQFLLRDQATGRERSTLEVFPDAPFTSRIRLSYLAYFGAALSPFDAFLLIQGLVTLTERVDKQIANTLKVVKYLEQNDKVSWVSHPAAEGNPYRELAEKYFPKGAGSIFSFGFSGNDEQLKVFLNSVKLFSYHANVGDARSLIINSPKTTHGELNPEEQALAGIKPETVRLSIGLESAEDLIADLEQAFNQAFVKAVV, encoded by the coding sequence ATGACGGAACATCAGCCTTTGGGCTTTGACACTTTGAAGGTTAGAGCAGGTTACGATTCCAGTGAGCATCAATATGCGGTATCGGTGCCGATCTATCAGACGGCATCCTATGATCTTGGCAGCGTCGAGCGGGCAGAGAAGCTGTTCGGGATGGAGGAAGCCGGCTATCTGTACACCCGGATTGGCAACCCAACCGTAGCGGTGCTGGAACAACGATTGACGGCTTTGGACAAGGGCACGGGAGCGGTCGCAGTCGCATCCGGCATGGCTGCGGTGGGATACACGCTGCTGAACCTAGCGGAAGGGGGCGGAACGATTCTGACGACACCGAGACTTTACGGCGGAACCTTTGACGCAATCAAGCATCTGTTCCCGAAGTTCGGTGTCAAAGTGGAGTTTGTAGAGAATTCGGATGATCCTCAATCTTTCCGGCAGGCGATCGGACCGGACACAAAAGCGATACTGATCGAGAGCATCAGCAACCCTAATGCGACGATCCTGGATGTAGAAGCCATTGCTGAAATTGCGCATGACAACGGACTTCCTCTGGTTATTGATAATACGTTCGGTACGCCATACCTGTTCGATTCGTTCTCCCATGGTGCTGATATTATCATTTACTCGGCGACCAAGGCGATCGGCGGGCATGGCACGACAATCGGCGGAGTAATTGTGGAGAACGGCAAGTTCAACTGGGCAAACGGCAAATTCCCTCATTTTGAAGAACCGCAGTTTCTACTGCGGGATCAGGCCACCGGGCGTGAGCGCAGCACTTTGGAAGTCTTCCCTGACGCACCGTTCACATCTAGAATCCGGCTTAGCTACCTGGCCTATTTCGGGGCGGCACTGAGCCCGTTTGACGCTTTTCTGCTGATTCAAGGATTGGTGACTCTTACTGAACGGGTCGACAAGCAAATTGCGAACACTTTGAAAGTTGTAAAATATCTGGAACAGAACGATAAGGTAAGCTGGGTGAGTCATCCTGCTGCGGAGGGAAATCCGTATCGGGAGCTTGCGGAGAAATATTTCCCGAAAGGCGCCGGATCGATTTTCTCCTTTGGCTTTAGTGGAAATGATGAGCAACTGAAGGTCTTCCTTAACTCAGTGAAGCTGTTCAGCTATCACGCTAATGTAGGGGATGCCCGGTCGCTTATCATCAATTCACCAAAGACAACTCATGGAGAATTGAATCCGGAGGAGCAGGCACTGGCCGGCATTAAGCCGGAAACCGTACGGCTATCTATCGGGCTGGAATCTGCCGAAGACTTGATTGCCGATCTGGAGCAAGCGTTCAATCAGGCTTTTGTCAAAGCAGTAGTATAG
- a CDS encoding NifB/NifX family molybdenum-iron cluster-binding protein, translating into MKVAVGSSDGYTVDEHFGRCSRFLIYEISDAGEYAFIESRVVVPDRTQEGHEPNRLRTMAEELSDCGCVLAAQIGRGAIGALSQFGVTALAVEAPIDKALNRLTRFLQSNRGSILARE; encoded by the coding sequence GTGAAAGTGGCGGTTGGCAGCTCCGACGGTTATACCGTGGATGAGCATTTCGGCCGATGCAGCCGATTCCTGATCTATGAGATCTCAGATGCAGGAGAATATGCGTTCATTGAGAGCAGAGTGGTTGTGCCTGATAGAACTCAAGAGGGACATGAGCCTAACAGGCTGCGGACAATGGCGGAGGAATTGTCCGATTGCGGCTGCGTGCTTGCGGCACAAATCGGGCGGGGAGCGATCGGTGCATTGAGCCAATTCGGCGTTACGGCGCTGGCTGTAGAGGCCCCTATAGACAAGGCGCTGAATCGATTGACTCGGTTTCTTCAGTCCAATAGGGGTTCGATTCTGGCAAGAGAATAA
- a CDS encoding thiamine pyrophosphate-dependent enzyme: MAIDYEKEVGSAKVEQKFLYESGNEMAAYAAHQINYHVMGYFPISPSTEVAQFLDTMKASGQHDIMLVPSDGEHSSAGICYGASTAGGRVFNATSAQGYLYMLEQLPVQSGTRMPMVMNLICRSISGPLNIHGDHSDLYFALNTGWPILMCRDPQSVYDMNIMAIKLAEHAKVRLPVLVAMDGYFTSHQKRRVQAIAKREDVQSFIGPQPKGYDDTLDRENPISVGPYMNEPDYINNKYQQSVAMYNAGDVFEEIAKEYAELTGRHYPILEQYRMEDAEVAVFLLNSASEIIKDVVDQLRNQGVKAGALSPNIIRPFPQKQIAEALKNVKAVTVGDRADSFGAHGGNMVNEIKAALFTYGNTTTKVISRIYGVGGKDFFSEDGHNLFQLAIEAAETGEVKVPFDYYGHNPGTPESAPKRVIKPLNFESLKTGLITVDKDEETGKLKVKVPPLRSLTVKPKRLSPGHGTCPGCGIFSGLELFFKGIEGDVVALYHTGCAYVTTTGYPYSSHKSTFIHNLFQNGAATMSGVVEMFWERKRRGELDELGLKDDFTFVMVTGDGGMDIGMGPAIGAALRGHKMIIVEYDNEGYMNTGAQQSYSTPIGHRTSTSSIGKTQKGKVTQHKDTPQIMAATNVPYVFTGCEAFPQDLVKKAAKAQWYAQNEGLAYGKILSACPLNWMTDDHLGTKLVSLAVDSCFFPLYEVEQGVTTITYNPEEKEKRVDVTEWLKGMGKTRHLLKEENEPALNSFKEEVERRWSRLKAKHEHPEL, from the coding sequence ATGGCAATCGATTATGAAAAAGAAGTCGGCTCCGCCAAAGTGGAGCAGAAATTTTTATATGAATCCGGCAACGAAATGGCGGCTTATGCCGCTCACCAGATCAATTATCACGTCATGGGGTACTTCCCGATTTCCCCGTCCACGGAGGTTGCGCAGTTCCTTGATACGATGAAAGCCAGCGGACAGCATGATATCATGCTGGTTCCTTCCGACGGCGAGCACAGCTCCGCGGGCATCTGCTACGGCGCTTCGACAGCCGGCGGCCGCGTATTCAACGCTACCAGCGCGCAGGGTTACCTGTACATGCTGGAGCAGCTTCCGGTACAGTCCGGCACACGGATGCCGATGGTCATGAACCTGATCTGCCGCTCCATTTCCGGTCCGCTGAACATTCACGGCGACCATTCGGACTTATACTTTGCCCTGAACACAGGCTGGCCGATCCTGATGTGCCGTGATCCCCAGTCCGTATACGATATGAACATTATGGCAATCAAGCTTGCCGAGCATGCCAAGGTGCGTCTGCCTGTGCTTGTAGCGATGGACGGCTATTTCACCTCTCACCAGAAACGCCGTGTACAGGCTATCGCGAAGCGTGAAGATGTGCAGAGCTTCATCGGACCGCAGCCAAAGGGCTACGACGATACGCTCGACCGCGAGAATCCGATTTCCGTTGGTCCTTACATGAACGAACCGGATTACATCAACAACAAATACCAGCAGTCGGTAGCTATGTACAATGCCGGCGATGTATTTGAAGAAATCGCCAAGGAATATGCCGAGCTGACTGGGCGGCACTATCCGATTCTGGAGCAATACCGGATGGAAGATGCCGAAGTTGCGGTATTCCTGCTGAACTCTGCATCGGAAATCATCAAGGACGTCGTCGACCAGCTTCGCAATCAGGGAGTGAAGGCCGGCGCGTTGTCTCCGAATATTATCCGTCCGTTCCCGCAGAAGCAGATTGCCGAAGCCTTGAAGAACGTCAAGGCGGTTACCGTAGGCGATCGTGCTGATTCGTTCGGCGCTCATGGCGGCAATATGGTTAACGAAATCAAAGCAGCTCTGTTCACTTACGGCAATACAACAACCAAGGTCATCAGCCGGATCTACGGCGTAGGCGGCAAGGACTTCTTCTCCGAAGACGGCCATAACCTGTTCCAGCTGGCGATCGAAGCGGCAGAGACGGGCGAAGTTAAGGTTCCGTTCGACTACTACGGTCACAATCCGGGAACTCCGGAAAGCGCACCGAAACGGGTGATTAAGCCGCTGAACTTCGAGTCGCTGAAGACAGGACTCATTACGGTTGACAAGGATGAAGAAACCGGCAAGCTGAAGGTCAAAGTTCCGCCGCTGCGCAGTCTGACCGTGAAGCCGAAGCGCCTGTCTCCGGGCCATGGAACTTGTCCTGGATGCGGCATCTTCTCGGGTCTGGAACTGTTCTTTAAAGGTATTGAAGGTGATGTTGTGGCTCTGTACCATACGGGCTGCGCATACGTAACAACAACGGGCTATCCGTATTCTTCCCATAAATCGACGTTCATCCACAACCTCTTCCAGAACGGGGCGGCAACGATGTCCGGTGTCGTCGAAATGTTCTGGGAACGCAAGCGCCGCGGCGAGCTGGACGAACTCGGTCTGAAAGATGATTTCACATTCGTCATGGTAACCGGCGACGGTGGTATGGATATCGGTATGGGACCGGCAATCGGCGCCGCGCTTCGCGGACATAAGATGATCATCGTGGAATATGACAATGAGGGCTACATGAACACTGGTGCCCAGCAGTCGTATTCGACGCCGATTGGACATCGTACGTCCACTTCGAGCATCGGCAAGACTCAGAAGGGTAAAGTAACGCAGCATAAGGATACGCCGCAGATTATGGCGGCAACGAATGTTCCTTACGTCTTTACGGGCTGCGAAGCCTTCCCGCAGGATCTGGTGAAGAAAGCCGCCAAGGCTCAGTGGTATGCCCAGAACGAAGGTCTGGCTTACGGCAAAATCCTGTCGGCTTGCCCGCTGAACTGGATGACAGACGATCATCTGGGTACGAAGCTCGTATCCCTGGCTGTGGACTCCTGCTTCTTCCCTCTGTATGAAGTGGAACAGGGAGTCACCACGATTACGTATAACCCGGAAGAGAAGGAGAAACGGGTTGATGTAACGGAATGGCTCAAAGGAATGGGCAAGACCCGCCACCTGCTGAAGGAAGAGAACGAGCCCGCGCTGAACAGCTTCAAAGAAGAAGTCGAGCGCCGCTGGAGCCGCCTGAAAGCGAAGCACGAGCATCCGGAACTATAA